A single region of the Nicotiana sylvestris chromosome 6, ASM39365v2, whole genome shotgun sequence genome encodes:
- the LOC104235416 gene encoding probable hydroxyacylglutathione hydrolase 2, chloroplastic, producing the protein MQTFCRIAPSAMASFPCSKTRTGVCVWPGLRQLSLRKNLLYGFMQLFSMPFKTIRGVSRTLGVSNLCSITSTSSSLQIELIPCLQDNYAYLLHDVDTGTVGVVDPSEAVPVIDALSRNNRNLTYILNTHHHYDHTGGNMELKARYGAKVIGSGVDSDRIPGIDIALNDGDQWMFAGHEVLVMETPGHTRGHISFYFPRSKAIFTGDTLFSLSCGKLFEGTPQQMLSSLRKIMSLPDDTNVYCGHEYTLSNSKFALSVEPGNEELQSYATQVVNLRKKGLPTIPTTLKAEKLCNPFLRTSSTEIRKLLNIPPTADDTEALGAIRHAKDNF; encoded by the exons ACTCGGACAGGGGTTTGTGTATGGCCTGGCTTGAGACAGCTTTCTCTTAGGAAGAATCTCCTCTATGGATTTATGCAGCTTTTCTCAATGCCGTTTAAGACCATACGTGGAGTTAGTCGTACGCTTGGAGTTTCTAATCTCTGTAGCATTACCAGTACGTCTTCTAGTTTGCAAATCGAACTG ATACCATGTCTCCAGGATAATTATGCATATCTATTGCACGATGTGGATACTGGAACAGTTGGTGTTGTGGATCCTTCTGAAGCTGTTCCTGTTATCGATGCACTGAGTAGAAACAACCGCAATTTGACTTACATTTTGAACACACATCATCACTATGATCACACTGGTGGCAACATGGAGTTAAAAGCAAGGTATGGGGCAAAG GTAATTGGATCTGGAGTAGACAGTGATAGAATACCTGGTATTGATATAGCCCTAAATGATGGGGACCAATGGATGTTCGCAGGCCATGAGGTGCTTGTCATGGAGACTCCTGGTCATACGCGAG GGCATATCAGTTTTTATTTCCCGAGATCAAAGGCAATTTTCACAGGAGACACACTGTTCAGCTTGTCTTGTGGTAAGCTATTCGAAGGGACTCCTCAGCAG ATGCTCTCTTCATTGAGGAAGATCATGTCCTTACCAGACGATACAAATGTTTACTGTGGCCACGAGTATACATTG AGCAATTCAAAGTTTGCACTTTCTGTAGAACCTGGTAATGAAGAATTGCAGTCATATGCCACACAAGTTGTCAATCTCCGCAAGAAGGGCTTGCCAACA ATTCCAACGACGCTCAAGGCGGAGAAGCTATGTAATCCATTTCTTCGAACTTCAAGTACAGAAATCCGGAAGTTGCTAAACATTCCACCCACTGCTGATGACACAGAAGCCTTGGGAGCCATTCGTCATGCCAAGGATAACTTTTAG